CGGCTATTGGCCCCTTATCGTCAGAACAGGGTCGATGCACTGTGTGGTGCATCGCTTTTTCAGAGCGGCTACAAGCCCCTTGGTTTCGGGCCGCTTGAGAAATGTCCCCGGCCGCTGCGACACTGTGGCCTTGTTGCGAGACTTCGCCGCACGGTGAAGATCATTCAGACAGAAGCGGCCCTCTGCGTCCTGCCGGATAGCCGTGATGGTGTCGTTCATGGAAACGAGACCCCGTCCCTGCGTGCGCGTGGGGCGCGGTATCGCGGTCGTTATTATCGACCGCGATAGGCGGAATCCCGCCTTTCTCAGGTTCGGCTTGGTCAGATTTGAAATCCGACCAAGATTGCGCACCGTTCCCGCTGAATAAGTTGTTGATCTACAGACAGGATTCAATTTTGAATCCTGTCCCTTCTCGCCGCTCTACTGAACTCTGACTTCCACCACCGGTGGGCGTGAAAAACCCGGCGCTTGGCTGGGTCGATGGCTCTCGTTGAATTCAAATCTGTTAACCATGAACATCGGCCCCAAAGCCGCGCAGGGCTTTGTTCTCGGGGCTTTCGCAGGGATTGGTCTGCTTGGTTTGATTAACAATTAACCAAAAAGGGGAAAAATCTCTGAATGAGGGAAGCGGCCGGTCTAGATCCGGCGAACCTGTACGGTTTTGTAGTGCCCCCCCTGCTACATGCTCGTTGTCCGGCCACCTGTAGCGTGGTGACGGGCGCATCAGACCACCTTGGATCATCCCCATACGTCGCGCTCATGATCGCAGTCAGTGCCCGTGTGATGCGCTATACGGGTAGCACCGTCCTCATAAAAGAATGCCCCACTAGCCATGCCTGAACCGGTGGGGCTGCCAGTCGCGCAGCGTCTATGGGCACTGCCACCGGCTGACGGGGTTTTGTCATCACGCACTCGCCGTCTGATCGTGTCCGAGTTACCGGCATTGCCGCCCCACTCGGCCAGGGTACAGATCGAAGCCTTACGGCCTCGAATCGCCCTTACACGCTACTCGGCTCAACGATAAACACGGCTCCCGCGTCCAGCAGTTCCAGGCCAGCCCTCAACTCGCCCAGGACCGTCACCAAGTTTTTGGTGAAATTGTTCCCGTGCGAGTTCGAAAGCAGGACGCTGGGCCGCTCACGATCCAGAACCGTGATGTAGTTCAGATCCAGCACCAAGGCGTAGTCTTGGGGCAGGCCGGGCTCGAGTGCTACAGGCAGGTTCCACAACGCGGGCGGGATCGGGCTAGCAGGGCTACCAAACAGGTAGATCCCTTCAGTTTGGGTCTTGGCTGTACCGATCTCGGCAAACCAGGTCAGCGGATTGATGACGATCAGTCCAGGCTGAAATCCAAGGTTCGATTGACGCACCACAGCTTCCCCGACGCGATCGGCAAATGTAGCTGACACGGGCAGCGTCATGACCGTACCTTGCACGGTGAGGCCAGCGATATGGAACGCTTCGCCCACGCCATCCGTAACGCCGTTTCCGTTGATAATTTCAAAGCTCAGCTTGTTCAGCAACTTGGCCCGAAGCACGGAATCAATAACTCCGGACAGTGCGGCATGATCGCCCAGCACCTGACGCGATACGGTCGTATGGCCCGCGATAGTTGCAATGTTCGCCCGTCGCTTGGTGCCATCGAAAATCAATTCCAGCTTTTCGGCCCCTTCACCCTCCTGATAACCCACATCATCAGTCGTGCTCAGTTGGACAAACTCGACGGAATCAGCGGTCACCGGGCGGGTGCGCAGGAAATTCAGCAAACGCGGCTGGGCGATCACCGGCCCGACGATACCGCCACGCTCGGGCTGGCTTGGCATTCCGGTATTTGTCGAAGGCGAAGGATCGTAAGGCTCGTTCACCAGTGCGGATTGGATAGACAGGCCATCCAGCGTCAGGCGTGCCGTGCCTTGATTCCACGCCGCCAGGTGCTCGAAGCTCGCATCATCCGAGATAGCGGCGCGTAGCGCAGACCCCATCCCGCCCGAACGCGCACCGGATCGCGGGGCGACGCCGCCTTGCGCTACCAGTTCCTGCTCGATAGCATTCATGCGCGAATTCACGCTTGCAATATCCTCACGATACCCCCGCACGGCGTCACCGAATCGGCGGATTTCGTTATTCATCTGTTCAACTTGATCAATTCCGGCCATGACAGTTCCTAAAAAAATAATGGACACCCTAATCTTGGCCCACGGGATACGCCCCCGCGAATCATTCAGGGACGATTCGGGCCAAGACGGGCCAGACACGGACAAGCCGGGACATTTCTGGCTATTGCATTGTGGTTTGTGCGGCACATACGTGGGCCAGAACCTGCCGTGTCCCGTCGGGCAGGACCGCCTCGAAGAGAACGGTAGTTGCCCCGTCTGCCTGCACCACCATCGAAATAGACAGCCCATTTCCAGCCGCCAGCAGTCCGGCGGCACGCGCTTTATCCTGCTCGGGCATCGCCGCCAGAAACTCCTCAACGGCAGGCCCAGCGGCTGCCACAAATCGCTTGATTGCATCCATGTTCAAAGCTCCAAAGTTTCAAGAGTGGGTTGTCGACCGCGCTCGATCCACAGCGCCAAATCTGCGACTCGATACGTGACGCGGCCAGCAGTTTTGTGAAAAGTCGGCCCCAGTCCCTGGCCCCGCATACTTCTCAGGGTCTTGGCTGACGCCCCGACAAGATCGGCGGCCAGCGCTTCGCCTACGCGCCCGTCTGGCGTGATTTGCCGCCCGTGTTGCTCAATCCATTGCAAATAGGTTTCGGTCGTTGAGGCAACGCGCTGTTCTAGATCGGTGGAAATCATCGCGCCCACCACACGCGCAAAGCTTTGCAGTAGGCCCGCAGCTTGCGACGCCACGGCAGGCGGGCACGGATGGTCCCCATTGGGCACTCATGCGCAGCACGTTCGGCTACGGACTTGGATGCACCCTTGTCGAACCGAATGTGCCGCTCGAATTCGCGCTTGAGGTGGGCCGCCAGGACAGATTTAAATTTCTTTTGGTTCATCGGTTTTTCCTGAAAATAGGTTTGCTTTTTTTCTGGACGTTTATGAAATGAAGGGGAAGCGGCCGGTCTAGGTTTGGCATGGCCTCAAGGTTTTGCCCTACCCCACGCCACCGTGAAAAGACGCCTTCCCGTTCTTCCCGTTCTGCCCGAAACGGGAAACTTCGGGAACGTCTGCCATCCCGTCCATCCCGTTCCCCCTATAAGGGGGACGGGAAACGGGAAAGACCGGGACAATTTGGGTTGTGGAAATTACTTGATCCACAGCCAGCCCTCCGAATGTTCGATCAGTCCA
The nucleotide sequence above comes from Castellaniella sp.. Encoded proteins:
- a CDS encoding phage major capsid protein; amino-acid sequence: MAGIDQVEQMNNEIRRFGDAVRGYREDIASVNSRMNAIEQELVAQGGVAPRSGARSGGMGSALRAAISDDASFEHLAAWNQGTARLTLDGLSIQSALVNEPYDPSPSTNTGMPSQPERGGIVGPVIAQPRLLNFLRTRPVTADSVEFVQLSTTDDVGYQEGEGAEKLELIFDGTKRRANIATIAGHTTVSRQVLGDHAALSGVIDSVLRAKLLNKLSFEIINGNGVTDGVGEAFHIAGLTVQGTVMTLPVSATFADRVGEAVVRQSNLGFQPGLIVINPLTWFAEIGTAKTQTEGIYLFGSPASPIPPALWNLPVALEPGLPQDYALVLDLNYITVLDRERPSVLLSNSHGNNFTKNLVTVLGELRAGLELLDAGAVFIVEPSSV